Proteins from a genomic interval of Phormidium ambiguum IAM M-71:
- a CDS encoding IucA/IucC family protein — MIQATLNPTIPQSLTAKEIAEQATMQSFLNCYLRETNNGEFLRSPQLGTDSLIRCPLSHQNIEILAGLRYYSPTGRHIFTFPIYYKSLGKAELLQLDYVTLTALIAKELMLASNQNGHQDELLLRVVQSCRNIEQFVQYRSAEISELYGFKRSFIATEQALVFGHHLHPTPKSRQGFSDEELPLYSPELKASFSPYYFRSHQSIIQEDSNLNRSATDLIKQELLADPEVTSEFKQKYCQSDEYSLIPVHPWQAEFLKRKPAVQKLIAQGLLEDLGQQGKAYFPTSSIRTVAHPNSPFMFKFSLNVKITNSLRANLYKELERGVEISRILDTKIGQDMRDNFPQFQIVKDPAYITIKGEEELTSGFATVLRENPFSEQNDATCIISLCQDKITGEGSRLSAIIQQLAQQEKRLTSDVTLDWFQRYLKICLEPILWLYFTYGIAVEAHQQNSVLQLKDGYPDKFFYRDNQGYYYRESFQHQLQEILPGISEKSQTFCEDAVIDERLGYYLVMNNLLGLVNAFGVAGLIDENLLILEVRKALEKHLSLEQGCSKFLENLLDRSQLRCKGNLLTRFHDMDELVGSVATQSVYVTIQNPLAIS, encoded by the coding sequence ATGATTCAAGCAACACTTAATCCCACAATTCCTCAATCTCTGACAGCTAAAGAAATTGCTGAACAGGCGACAATGCAAAGTTTTCTTAACTGTTATTTACGAGAAACTAATAATGGCGAATTTTTGCGATCGCCACAATTAGGAACAGATTCTTTAATTCGCTGTCCTTTATCTCATCAAAACATTGAGATCCTAGCAGGATTGCGTTATTATTCTCCCACTGGACGGCATATTTTTACTTTTCCCATCTATTACAAATCTTTGGGAAAAGCCGAGCTTTTGCAACTAGATTATGTGACTTTAACGGCGCTGATTGCTAAAGAGTTAATGTTGGCTAGCAATCAGAACGGACATCAAGACGAGTTATTGTTGCGAGTGGTGCAAAGTTGCCGTAATATTGAACAGTTTGTTCAATATCGTTCCGCAGAAATTTCTGAGTTGTATGGATTTAAGCGATCGTTTATTGCAACTGAACAAGCTTTAGTTTTTGGACATCATTTACACCCCACACCTAAAAGCCGTCAAGGTTTTTCCGATGAAGAATTACCACTTTATTCTCCTGAATTAAAAGCCAGTTTTTCTCCTTATTATTTTCGATCGCATCAATCTATAATTCAAGAAGATTCCAACTTAAATCGATCGGCAACAGATTTAATCAAACAAGAACTTTTAGCAGATCCCGAAGTTACATCAGAATTCAAGCAAAAATACTGTCAATCTGATGAATATTCTTTGATTCCCGTTCACCCTTGGCAAGCTGAATTTTTAAAACGTAAACCTGCCGTACAAAAGTTAATTGCACAAGGCTTATTAGAAGATTTGGGACAACAAGGAAAAGCTTATTTTCCCACTTCTTCAATTCGCACTGTTGCTCATCCTAACTCTCCTTTTATGTTCAAGTTTTCTTTGAATGTAAAAATCACTAATTCTTTAAGAGCAAATCTTTACAAAGAATTAGAACGAGGTGTAGAAATCTCCCGCATTCTCGACACAAAAATTGGTCAGGATATGCGGGATAATTTTCCTCAATTTCAGATCGTCAAAGATCCAGCTTATATTACTATTAAAGGAGAAGAAGAATTAACTTCTGGGTTTGCCACAGTTCTGCGAGAAAATCCCTTTTCCGAACAAAACGACGCAACTTGTATAATCTCCTTATGTCAGGATAAAATTACTGGCGAAGGTTCCCGACTTTCGGCAATTATTCAGCAGTTAGCTCAACAAGAAAAACGCTTAACAAGCGATGTAACTTTAGATTGGTTTCAACGTTATTTAAAAATTTGCTTAGAACCAATTCTCTGGTTATATTTCACTTACGGAATCGCAGTAGAAGCACATCAACAAAATAGCGTACTTCAGTTAAAAGATGGCTATCCCGATAAATTCTTCTATCGAGATAACCAAGGTTACTACTATCGAGAATCTTTCCAACACCAATTACAAGAAATTCTGCCAGGAATTAGCGAAAAAAGCCAGACTTTTTGTGAAGATGCAGTGATTGACGAACGCTTAGGCTATTACTTAGTAATGAATAACTTACTAGGTTTAGTAAATGCCTTTGGCGTAGCTGGCTTAATTGATGAAAACCTGTTGATTTTAGAGGTAAGAAAAGCCTTAGAAAAACATTTGTCTCTAGAACAAGGCTGTTCCAAATTTCTAGAAAATTTACTCGATCGATCCCAACTGCGATGCAAAGGCAACTTACTGACTAGATTTCACGATATGGATGAATTAGTTGGTTCAGTGGCTACTCAATCTGTCTACGTCACCATTCAAAATCCTTTAGCTATTTCATAG